In the genome of Pseudoliparis swirei isolate HS2019 ecotype Mariana Trench chromosome 3, NWPU_hadal_v1, whole genome shotgun sequence, one region contains:
- the pou4f4 gene encoding brain-specific homeobox/POU domain protein 3-like, protein MMSMNSKQPFSMHPILHEPKYNPLHSSSEAIRRACLPTASLQGNIFAGFDETLLQRAEALAAVDLVAQKSHPFKPDATYHTMTTMTSMACTPNSSSGHLHHPSVLTSHHHPGHHQSAQGLNDDLLDHLTPGISLGGMSGSDVCSSASHTAHAAHMSAINHMQHHHHHQQQSMNMHQHALSHSSLGGGVLDSEPDPRELESFAERFKQRRIKLGVTQADVGSALANLKIPGVGCLSQSTICRFESLTLSHNNMVALKPILEAWLEEAERAQREKMSKPEIFNGGDKKRKRTSIAAPEKRSLEAYFAVQPRPSSEKIAAIADKLDLKKNVVRVWFCNQRQKQKRMKFSATH, encoded by the exons ATGATGTCGATGAACAGCAAGCAGCCGTTCAGCATGCACCCCATCCTGCACGAGCCCAAGTACAACCCTCTGCACTCCAGCTCGGAGGCGATCCGCAGGGCCTGCCTGCCCACTGCATCG CTCCAGGGCAACATATTCGCGGGCTTCGATGAGACTCTGCTGCAGAGGGCCGAGGCTCTGGCCGCGGTGGACCTCGTGGCCCAGAAGAGCCACCCCTTCAAACCGGACGCCACCTACCACACCATGACCACCATGACCAGCATGGCCTGCACCCCCAACTCCTCCTCCGGCCACCTGCACCACCCGTCCGTGCTCACCTCCCACCACCACCCGGGCCACCACCAGTCGGCCCAGGGCCTGAACGACGACCTGCTGGACCACCTCACGCCGGGCATCTCCCTGGGAGGCATGTCCGGCTCGGACGTCTGCAGCTCGGCGTCGCACACCGCCCACGCGGCGCACATGTCGGCCATCAACCACatgcagcaccaccaccaccaccagcagcagtcCATGAACATGCACCAGCACGCGCTGTCCCACAGCTCCCTGGGGGGCGGCGTCCTGGACTCGGAGCCCGACCCGCGGGAGCTGGAGTCGTTCGCGGAGCGGTTCAAGCAGAGGCGGATCAAACTCGGGGTGACGCAGGCGGACGTGGGCTCGGCGCTGGCCAACCTCAAGATCCCCGGCGTCGGTTGCCTGAGCCAGAGCACCATCTGCAGGTTCGAGTCCCTGACGCTGTCGCACAACAACATGGTGGCCCTGAAGCCCATCCTGGAGGCCTggctggaggaggcggagcgcgCGCAGCGGGAGAAGATGTCCAAGCCGGAGATCTTCAACGGCGGCGACAAGAAGAGGAAACGGACCTCCATCGCGGCCCCGGAGAAGCGCTCCCTGGAGGCCTACTTCGCCGTGCAGCCGCGGCCCTCGTCGGAGAAGATCGCCGCCATCGCCGACAAACTGGACCTGAAAAAGAACGTGGTCCGGGTCTGGTTCTGCAACCAGAGGCAGAAGCAGAAACGAATGAAGTTCTCTGCGACGCACTAA